One Catenulispora sp. EB89 DNA window includes the following coding sequences:
- a CDS encoding TetR/AcrR family transcriptional regulator — translation MSTHPEPGGRSRADAVRNRQLALDAAMSLLASPDATLTVEAIAKQAGLGAATVVRAFGGKDALLDAAVSRLLEPVVRRAHDLLAETTAEESLRTYLRELIAFQSAHHAISDQLHGLDLPATTALRADLVAAVKKMIAGARHEGAIRSDLDPEVLSTLVAETTHAVSRTRPLSQDLVEAYLTVLLDGLRPAS, via the coding sequence TTGTCAACTCACCCTGAACCCGGCGGCCGAAGCCGCGCCGACGCCGTCCGCAACCGCCAGCTCGCCCTGGACGCCGCGATGTCGCTGCTGGCCAGCCCGGATGCCACGCTCACCGTCGAGGCCATCGCGAAGCAGGCCGGGCTCGGCGCCGCGACGGTCGTGCGCGCCTTCGGCGGCAAGGACGCGCTGCTGGACGCCGCCGTCTCCCGGTTGCTCGAACCGGTCGTCCGGCGGGCACACGACCTGCTCGCCGAGACGACGGCGGAGGAGTCTCTGCGCACCTATCTCCGCGAACTGATCGCCTTCCAGTCGGCGCACCACGCGATCAGCGACCAGCTCCACGGCCTGGACCTGCCGGCCACCACCGCGCTACGCGCCGACCTGGTCGCGGCCGTGAAGAAGATGATCGCCGGCGCGCGACACGAGGGCGCGATCCGCTCCGATCTCGATCCGGAAGTCCTGAGCACCCTCGTCGCCGAGACCACGCACGCCGTCTCGCGCACCCGGCCCCTGTCGCAGGACCTTGTCGAGGCCTACCTCACGGTCCTGCTCGACGGACTGCGGCCTGCCTCATGA
- a CDS encoding FAD-dependent monooxygenase: MNEQILISGAGIAGLTLAHWLTRHGFEPTVVERAPALRAGGNGVDLRGHAAEVVRRMGLMPRVRELAADVRGLKFVDAADRAVARIDMRALDPDGVEIMRGDLVALLHETTGIPILFGDSIRTLEQDRDGVDVTFEKAPARRFDLVVGADGMHSHLRRLAFGAREEFIRHKGHYFAFADADSALGEDRWVTMFNTPGRMAGIYRSGNHAQAKAYFAFRSAPLDYDHRDPAVQKRLLGDAFAEQTSWRTRELLDVALADPDFYFDACAQVHMPSWATGRVALVGDAAWCPSPASGAGAELALIGAYRLAGELAAAGRDHQAAFDRYDTALRPLVAARQRIGMNLRLMVPRTHGGRYVRNVLAHLPLMKAASAVERRVQGGRARPLPEYTVAG, encoded by the coding sequence ATGAACGAGCAGATCCTGATCTCCGGCGCCGGCATCGCCGGCCTGACCTTGGCGCACTGGCTCACCCGGCACGGCTTCGAGCCGACCGTCGTCGAGCGCGCCCCGGCCTTGCGCGCCGGCGGCAACGGCGTGGACCTCCGCGGCCACGCCGCGGAGGTGGTCCGGCGCATGGGCCTCATGCCGCGGGTGCGCGAACTGGCCGCCGACGTGCGCGGCCTGAAGTTCGTGGACGCCGCCGACCGGGCCGTCGCCCGCATCGACATGCGGGCGCTGGATCCCGACGGGGTGGAGATCATGCGCGGCGATCTGGTCGCGCTGCTGCATGAGACGACTGGCATACCGATCCTGTTCGGCGACTCCATCCGCACCTTGGAACAGGACCGGGACGGAGTGGACGTCACGTTCGAGAAGGCTCCCGCGCGCCGCTTCGACCTGGTCGTCGGCGCCGACGGCATGCACTCGCACCTGCGACGGCTGGCCTTCGGGGCTCGGGAGGAGTTCATCCGGCACAAGGGCCACTACTTCGCCTTCGCCGACGCCGACAGCGCCCTCGGCGAGGACCGCTGGGTCACGATGTTCAACACCCCGGGCCGCATGGCCGGGATCTATCGGTCGGGAAACCATGCGCAGGCCAAGGCGTACTTCGCCTTCCGCTCCGCCCCGCTGGACTACGACCACCGGGACCCGGCTGTGCAGAAGCGCCTCCTCGGCGACGCGTTCGCCGAGCAGACGTCCTGGCGGACCAGGGAACTGCTCGACGTCGCCCTGGCCGACCCCGACTTCTACTTCGACGCCTGCGCGCAGGTCCACATGCCGTCCTGGGCCACCGGCCGCGTCGCGCTGGTCGGCGATGCCGCCTGGTGCCCTTCCCCGGCCTCCGGCGCGGGTGCCGAGCTGGCCCTGATCGGCGCGTACCGGCTGGCCGGGGAGCTGGCCGCCGCGGGCCGCGACCACCAGGCGGCCTTCGACCGCTACGACACCGCCCTGCGGCCGCTGGTCGCCGCGAGGCAGCGGATCGGCATGAATCTCCGCCTCATGGTGCCCCGGACGCACGGGGGTCGATACGTTCGCAATGTTCTGGCTCACTTGCCGCTGATGAAAGCCGCGAGCGCGGTGGAGCGCCGGGTCCAGGGCGGGAGGGCCCGTCCGCTGCCGGAGTACACAGTGGCTGGATAG